Genomic segment of Microbacterium sp. M28:
TCGACGCCCGCCTCCGTGAGCAGCTGTCCGGCCAGGATGTGGTCGATCCCTCCCGCCGAGCCACCGGTGACGGCCATGTCGGCGCCTTCGTCGACCCAGGCATCCACGAAGTCCTCGATCGTGTCGTACGGGCTGTCCTTGGGGACGACCACGACGAGCGGCTCCTCGGTGAGCTTGGCGATCGGCGTGGTGTCCTCGATGCGCACGTCCGAGGCGTTGGTCTCGACGGCTCCGACCATGACGCTTCCGGTGATCATCAGCGTGTTCGGGTCGGTCTCGGTGGCGAGCGACGCGAGGCCGACCGTTCCGCCGGCACCGCCGATGTTGCTCACCGGGGCGGACGAGACGAGCTTGTCGGCCGTGAGCGACTGGGCGAACGCACGCGCGGTCTGGTCCCAGCCGCCACCCGGGTCGGCCGGCGCGATCACCGCGACGCTGTCGATCGTGACGGCGTCGCCGCCGCCTCCTCCGTCGCCGCCGGAGGGGGTCTCGCCGGAGCAGGCCGCGAGGCTGAGCGCTGCGACGCCGATGGCGGCGCCCCAGACGAATCGGGTGCGGATGCGGGTGTGCTGTGTCATGAACTCCTCCTCGAGTCCTCAACCCGGCGACGGCGCCGGGTGCGTGTCCGGCCAACCTAGATCCGCGCGTCATCCGAGCACGGGTTGTGTTCGTAACGAGCGATTGTGGTCATTTCGGTCATGCGGTCGCTCCGTCTGCGCACGCATAGCATGGGAGCTGTGGTGAAGGCGATGACGCTCCGCACGCAGCTGGTGCTGCTGCAGGTCGTCATCGTGCTCGCGATCGTCCTGACGGTCGGCCTCGCAGCGATGCTCATGCAGGAGCGTCAGATCCGCGAGGCGTCCCAGGAGCGCATGATCGCCGTGGCGCAGTCGGTCGCGCAGCTGCCGACAGTCGTCGACGCGTTCGACGACGAGGACCCGGCGGCCGTGATCCAGCCGATCGCCGAACTGATCAGGGACTCGTCGAACGTCGCGTACGTGGTCGTCACCGATGGCGAAGGCATCCGCTTCTCGCATCCGAATCCCGATCGCATCGGCGAGCCGGTGTCGACCGACCCGAGCGTCGCCCTGTCGGGCGAGATGTACACCGGCACGCAGACCGGCACCCTCGGCGAGTCCTGGCGCGTGAAGGTGCCCGTGTTCGACGAGGACGGAGAGGTCATCGGTCAGGTCTCGGTCGGCATCCTGGAGTCGGATCTGCGCGCGGACTTCCTGGGCGACATCACCGGCTTCCTGCTGGCTCTCGGCGCCGCGACCGTGGTCGGAGTCATCGCCGCGACCGGCGTCGCGCGCATCGTGCGTCGGCGCATCTTCGGGTTGGAGCCCGAAGAGATCCGCGGCCTTCTCGAGACGCGCGAGGCCACTCTGCACGGTATCCGGGAGGGCATGCTCGCCCTCGACGAGGAAGGACGCGTCTCGCTGTGCAACGACTCGGCCGCGCGTCTGCTGGGACTGTCATCACCCGCCGACGCGACCGGGCGCGCGGCATCAGAGCTGCTGGACGATCTGACGCAGGTCATCGCCGAAGCGGATGCCGACGA
This window contains:
- a CDS encoding ATP-binding protein, whose translation is MGAVVKAMTLRTQLVLLQVVIVLAIVLTVGLAAMLMQERQIREASQERMIAVAQSVAQLPTVVDAFDDEDPAAVIQPIAELIRDSSNVAYVVVTDGEGIRFSHPNPDRIGEPVSTDPSVALSGEMYTGTQTGTLGESWRVKVPVFDEDGEVIGQVSVGILESDLRADFLGDITGFLLALGAATVVGVIAATGVARIVRRRIFGLEPEEIRGLLETREATLHGIREGMLALDEEGRVSLCNDSAARLLGLSSPADATGRAASELLDDLTQVIAEADADDDPAQRLVLSGERVLLARAASVQVKGQRVGTVVTLMDRTEIDHALRELAGAQSLTEGLRAQQHEFSNTLHTIGGLIELGEVEAARRVVERAGDGGALNRLDAPTGVQDIELAAILLAKRARARELGIVLTVTDDSRLPAYCGGDDLSIVVGNLLDNALDAAGQGGHVSIALTQEQGRDIRIVVEDDGPGVPIERRGDVFRLGFSTKPGDRQRGYGLTIVARIVERRGGSIDLGPSVTGGARFAVRLPAVQHAGAAR
- a CDS encoding Bug family tripartite tricarboxylate transporter substrate binding protein, whose protein sequence is MTQHTRIRTRFVWGAAIGVAALSLAACSGETPSGGDGGGGGDAVTIDSVAVIAPADPGGGWDQTARAFAQSLTADKLVSSAPVSNIGGAGGTVGLASLATETDPNTLMITGSVMVGAVETNASDVRIEDTTPIAKLTEEPLVVVVPKDSPYDTIEDFVDAWVDEGADMAVTGGSAGGIDHILAGQLLTEAGVEAADVPTTLNYIANSGGGEALTLLLGGQVQAGISGVGEFAQQVEAGELKALAVSSDEPAALLPDVPTLTDEGIDIVVTNWRGLIAPGDISDEEKAALEELVTTTHDGDAWAEVLETNGWTDAFLVGEEFSSFLDEDITTTQETLKTIGLIE